Within Paenibacillus sp. RUD330, the genomic segment GGTGCATGACGAGGCCGTATTCATTCCGATAACGCATGGCAGCATGGCGGTGGTAGCTCCGATCGACCTCGAGGGCGTTGCGTTCAAGCAGACGCAATTCGAGCTCCCGTTCGAGCTCATGCACTTCAAGTAAAAGGAGGAGGCTCGAATGTTGCGTTATGCGGCACGCAGGCTGCTGACGGCCGTCCCGCTGCTTCTTGTCATCTCGTTCCTGGCGTTCCTGCTTCAACAGCTGGCCCCGGCCGATCCGGCACAGGCGGTCCTGCATGCGCAGGGCGTGCCGCAAGTGACGGCGGAGCTCATTGCCCAGAAAAAAGCGGAGCTCGGGCTGGACCGGCCGCTTCTGCGTCAATACGGCTCCTGGCTGGCCTCCAGCCTGCAGCTGGACTTCGGCCTCTCTTATGTGACCGGCAAGCCGGTCTGGAGCCTGCTTGGTCCCGCTTTCCTGCATACGCTGCAGCTGACGGCGGTCTCGGCGGCCGCGATCATCCTGCTGTCCATCGCCCTCGGAGTCTATTGCGCCTTGCGCGAGGGCTCCTGGCCGGACAGGGCAGCCCGCGGCGCGGCTTTCCTGCTGACGGCGATGCCGCCTTACTGGCTGGCCGCCTGGCTCGTCTGGCTGTTCTCGGTGAAGCTCGACCTGCTGCCGACCAGCGGCATGGACTCCGCTGCCAGCTTCGTGCTGCCTGTCGCGGTGCTGGCCATCGGTTATGCGGGGGTCTACTTCCGCGTCATACGCAGCTCGATGATCGCCGGGCGCAACGAGGATTACGTCCTGTACGGACGCGCCGGC encodes:
- the opp1B gene encoding nickel/cobalt ABC transporter permease, with translation MLRYAARRLLTAVPLLLVISFLAFLLQQLAPADPAQAVLHAQGVPQVTAELIAQKKAELGLDRPLLRQYGSWLASSLQLDFGLSYVTGKPVWSLLGPAFLHTLQLTAVSAAAIILLSIALGVYCALREGSWPDRAARGAAFLLTAMPPYWLAAWLVWLFSVKLDLLPTSGMDSAASFVLPVAVLAIGYAGVYFRVIRSSMIAGRNEDYVLYGRAGGLPERAVARRVLANSLQVALPMFGMAVPILLGSTVVVENVFAWPGLGTLSVKAILGRDYPVIQAFVLLLASSFVAFNAVSEVISGLLNPRLRKDLE